One region of Maylandia zebra isolate NMK-2024a linkage group LG10, Mzebra_GT3a, whole genome shotgun sequence genomic DNA includes:
- the LOC143420722 gene encoding zinc finger MYM-type protein 1-like: MDIRKFFKKESGQRSTERQRGETSAGEGEAEGVAEGEKGQQASSSQREQGETEELQQMDREAEEDQVITERGEQTGQERENDEAAAATHSTTGFDLGDKDTGPRQVKLKSYPHDTFGTQKRAFNHSWFEKHNWLEYSVNQSAAFCFPCRVFGKNIKHDSLVSNGCKNWKKALVIFGKHEMAQTHKDSVVTWKSYQGTSKQGNVAQMIATANVSEIVERREYLRRIVAVTSMLGRQGLPFRGHDEGEDSPNRGDFLACMELLKEFDPFLQKHNPPSNAQYISPTSQNDMIDCCAQEVTSVIVSEMTKSKVYSIMVDEARDKKAEQLAVCVRYVSEGAVKERFLALAEIKSFDAQSIANEIQQQIQNYGLAELKCVAQTYDGAAVMSGSTGGVQAHFRRLHPEAIYVHCYAHQLNLVLCNTCKAVPEAVELFSLLECVYSFFSTSLVNHHKFMETQAKLGLTKTELVQLSNTRWACQLRSISAVLETLPAILECLSAIGSPIAVGLRAKLYKFSAVYALLMFQSILSVTEGLHKFLQKETLDLAEAFICKQAVCDTLKGKHSDAFATELYEKTKALCNTHSIPEPGAKTRHKQRKMEDFVLEATVGSRTELNNSDTLKRELLFPCVDRMVGELDQRFCSVDAGLLKGIQACSPKSENFLSEPHLNELAKHYRLDLKKEEVLVARNFLTRKTEAGCPPKNMLSVYNLLDSDMFPSLKATIQVALTVPVSSCSCERSFSALRRLHSWLRQTMGQKRLHSLAVMSIEKDTLQHLSHNRVIDRFATLKNRRHSLMLPPTK; encoded by the exons ATGGATATACGCAAGTTTTTCAAGAAA GAGTCAGGGCAGAggagcacagagaggcagaggggAGAGACGTCTGCTGGAGAG GGTGAGGCAGAAGGAGTGGCTGAGGGAGAAAAAGGTCAACAGGCAAGTTCAAGTCAGAGAGAGcaaggagagacagaggagctgCAGCAAATGGATcgagaggcagaggaagatcAAGTTAttacagagagaggagagcaaacaggccaagagagggaaaatgatGAAGCAGCTGCAGCAACTCATTCTACTACAGGGTTTGATTTAGGTGACAAAGACACAGGGCCCAGACAGGTGAAGCTGAAGAGCTATCCACATGATACTTTTGGTACACAGAAGCGAGCATTTAACCACAGCTGGTTTGAAAAGCACAACTGGTTAGAATATTCAGTCAACCAGAGTGCAGCTTTCTGCTTCCCATGTAGAGTGTTTggcaaaaacatcaaacatgatAGTTTGGTCAGTAACGGTTGCAAGAACtggaagaaagctttagtcatcTTTGGCAAGCAtgagatggcacaaacacataagGACAGTGTTGTTACATGGAAAAGCTACCAGGGAACTAGCAAACAGGGAAACGTTGCACAGATGATAGCAACTGCAAATGTGAGTGAGATAGTCGAAAGAAGAGAGTATCTCAGACGAATTGTTGCAGTCACCTCTATGTTAGGGAGACAGGGACTCCCTTTTCGTGGTCATGATGAAGGTGAAGACAGCCCAAACAGAGGGGATTTTCTTGCGTGCATGGAGCTTTTGAAGGAGTTTGATCCTTTTCTTCAAAAACATAATCCCCCATCAAATGCACAGTATATCTCGCCAACATCCCAGAATGACATGATTGACTGTTGTGCCCAGGAAGTTACTAGTGTCATTGTATCTGAAATGACAAAGTCTAAAGTCTATTCCATCATGGTGGATGAGGCAAGGGATAAAAAGGCAGAGCAGTTAGCTGTTTGTGTCAGGTACGTGTCAGAGGGGGCAGTGAAGGAGCGTTTCCTTGCACTTGCAGAGATAAAATCATTTGATGCCCAGTCCATTGCAAATGAGATTCAGCAGCAGATCCAAAACTATGGTCTTGCAGAGCTTAAGTGTGTAGCACAAACATATGATGGTGCAGCCGTTATGAGTGGCTCCACTGGAGGTGTACAAGCACATTTTAGAAGGCTCCATCCTGAGGCTATCTATGTGCATTGTTATGCTCATCAACTCAACCtggttttgtgcaatacttgcaaGGCTGTCCCAGAGGCCGTGGAGCTTTTCAGCTTGTTGGAGTGTGTGTATTCTTTCTTCAGCACCTCCCTAGTCAATCATCATAAGTTCATGGAGACTCAGGCAAAGCTTGGATTGACAAAAACTGAGCTTGTGCAACTTTCAAACACTCGCTGGGCATGTCAGTTGCGATCAATCAGTGCAGTTCTTGAGACATTGCCTGCCATTTTGGAGTGCCTATCTGCAATTGGATCCCCCATAGCTGTTGGTCTCAGAGCAAAGCTCTACAAGTTCTCAGCAGTCTATGCACTACTGATGTTTCAGTCGATTCTGTCTGTAACCGAAGGACTCCACAAATTCCTGCAGAAAGAGACTTTAGACCTGGCAGAAGCTTTTATCTGCAAACAAGCTGTGTGTGACACACTTAAGGGCAAACACTCAGATGCATTTGCTACAGAGCTGTATGAGAAAACCAAGGCCCTGTGTAACACCCACAGTATCCCTGAACCAGGTGCCAAGACAAGGCACAAACAGAGGAAAATGGAGGATTTTGTCCTGGAGGCAACTGTGGGTTCACGCACTGAATTGAACAACTCAGACACATTGAAAAGAGAGTTACTTTTCCCTTGTGTGGATCGGATGGTTGGCGAGCTTGATCAAAGATTTTGCAGTGTAGATGCAGGGCTGCTAAAAGGCATCCAGGCATGCAGTCCTAAATCTGAGAACTTCTTGAGTGAACCACACTTGAATGAACTTGCAAAGCACTACAGACTTGACCTGAAAAAAGAGGAGGTTCTGGTGGCCAGAAACTTTCTTACCCGGAAAACAGAGGCTGGATGTCCACCCAAAAATATGTTGTCTGTGTACAACCTCCTTGATTCAGACATGTTTCCCTCTCTGAAGGCAACCATCCAAGTTGCCCTAACAGTGCCTGTCAGCAGCTGCTCGTGCGAACGGTCCTTTAGTGCACTGCGTCGGCTGCACTCCTGGCTGCGTCAAACAATGGGTCAGAAAAGACTTCACAGTCTTGCAGTCATGTCTATTGAAAAAGACACGCTTCAGCATCTGAGTCACAACAGAGTGATTGACCGATTTGCCACTCTTAAAAACAGACGTCATTCTTTGATGCTTCCACCCACCAAGTAA